From Alloacidobacterium dinghuense:
TTGGTTTGCAACAGGTCGTCGCGGCTCATACCCGGCTTGCGCGGAATCCCCGCCGTAATCACCACAATGTCGGAGTTGGCCGTATCGGCATAGTCATTGGTGCCTATAATGTGGCAGTCGCGCTTCTCAATCGGCATCGCCTCCAGCAGATCGAGACCCTTGCCCTGCGGAATCCCTTCCACCACATCGATCAGGATCACATCCGCCAGCTCTTTGGAGGCAATCCAGTGCGCAGCCGTAGCACCCACATTCCCTGCACCAACAATCGTTACCTTCTTACGCATTACTTCTCCTTAATAAAATCTCGATGTCATCCTGAGCGCAGCGAAGAATCTGCTTTTCGCCAACCCAGGCAGTGAACTACATGTTCTCGATCATCCGCGTAGCAAACTCGCTCGTCTTCACCTTGGTCGCGCCTTGCATCTGGCGCTCAAAGTCATAGGTCACATGCTTCTGCTGAATCGTCTTCTCCATAGACGACTCAACCAGCCTGGCCGCCTCATGCCAACCAAGAAACTCAAAGAGCATCACGCCCGAAAGCATTACCGATCCAGGGTTGATCACATCCTTGTCCGCATACTTTGGAGCCGTTCCATGCGTCGCTTCGAACACCGCATACCCGTCGCCGATATTGGCGCCCGGAGCAATCCCCAGCCCGCCAACCTGCGCCGCGCAGGCGTCAGAGATGTAGTCACCATTCAGATTCGGGCAAGCGAGCACACTGTATTCATCCGGACGGATAATTATCTGCTGGAAAATCGAATCGGCAATGCGGTCATTGATCAGCACCTTCTTCTTCCACTGACCGTTGCCATGCGACTTACCAATCGAATCCAGCACGCCCTTCACTTCCGCAAACAGTTCCTTGCGGAAATCCTCCGAGCCAAACTCCAGGCCGGGCTCAATCAACGCGGCATTTTCCTCGACCGTCAGCTTCGGATTCGCTTCCTGATTTCCCAGAATCCAGCTCTCGCGCTCCGTCACTACCGCATCGCGGAACTCATCGACAGCAACTTCATAACCCCACTCGCGAAACGCGCCTTCGGTGAACTTCTGAATGTTGCCCTTGTGAACCAGCGTCACCGACTTGCGCTTGTTTTCAATCGCATACTTGATTGCGTACCGTACCAGCCGCTTCGTCCCGGTAATCGAGATCGGCTTGATGCCGACGCCCGAATCCGTGCGCACCTTCTTCTTGCCGCCTTTCAGCATGTCGTCGTTCAGAAAACTAATCAGCTTCGCAGCTTCAGGAGTTCCCTCTTTGAACTCGATGCCCGCATACACGTCCTCCGTGTTCTCGCGGAAGATCACCACATCCAGCTTCTCCGGATACTTCACCGGACTCGGCACACCCTGGTAATACTTCACCGGCCGCACGCACGAATACAGATCGAGAATCTGCCGCAGCGCCACATTCAACGACCGAATCCCTCCACCCACCGGAGTCGTCAGCGGCCCCTTGATCGACACGCGCAGATCGCGCGCCGCATTCACCGTGTCATCCGGAAGCCACGTCTTGAACTCGCGGAACGCCTTCTCGCCCGCATACACCTCAAACCACTTCACCGAGCGCTTGCCGCCGTAAGCTTTCTCCACCGCAGCATCAAACACACGCTGCGACGCGCGCCAAATATCGCGCCCCGTGCCGTCGCCTTCAATAAAAGGAACAATCGGGTGATCCGGAACCTGATACTTTCCGTCTGCATACTTGATCGGCTCGCCATCGGCAGGCAAGGATTTTCCGTTATACGTCGTCTGCATGTGTCTGGATATCTCCAAGCAAGATAAGAAATGAGGACCGCAAGATTTGATTCCCCTTGAGGCTACCATCCGCTCAAGACGAGTGGCAATTCGCGCAACATTCCTCCTTATAGGCTGTCATCCTAAGCACAGCGAGGATCTGCTTTTCGCATCGGTCAGCACGAAAAAGGATGCTCCATTCTTGACCAAAGCCAGGGTATGACCATAAATTTTCCCCGAATGATCCCGACAAGGACAGAACCAAGTAAAATCATGGTGGAATCGATACCATGCGCTTGCTTAAAATTCTGCCCGCCCTCTTGCTGAGCATGCTTCCCACGCTCAGCTTCGCGCAGCAACAACCACTCCGCGTAGCCATCTACGGACTCGAACACGGACACATCGCCGGTTTCCTCCACCAGTTTCCGCAGCAGCAGGACGTTGAACTGGTCGGCATCGTAGAAGCCGACAAAGCCCTTGCCAACCGTTACCAGCAAGAGTTCCACCTCGACTCCAGCCTCTTCTACAACACACTCGATGAAGTCGTAACCGCAAAGCACCCGCAGGCCCTGCTCGTCTACACCCCAGTCGGCGATCATCGCAAGGTCATCGAAATGGCAGCGCAGCACAACCTCAGCGTTATGGTCGAAAAGCCTCTGACCATCTCACTCGACGACGCTCTCGCCATCCGCCGCGCCGCCCGCGCCCATAACATTCATGTACTCGTTAATTACGAGACCACTTGGTACTCCAGCAATAAAGCCGTCCACGACCTCATCAGCCAAGACAAGTTCGGAGACGTCCGCAAAGTCGTCGTCCACGACGGGCACGAAGGCCCAAAGGAAATCAACGTCCAGCCTGAATTCCTGAAGTGGCTAACCGACCCAGCCAAAAACCCAGGAGCGCTCTACGATTTCGGCTGCTACGGAGCCGATCTCATGACATGGTGGATGCAAGGCAAAGCGCCCATCAGCGTTACAGCGGTCGCACAAACCGACAAGCCTGACATCTACCCCAACGTAAATGACGACGCTACCATTATCCTGCAGTACCCCGGCGCACAAGCCGTTCTCATGCCCTCATGGAACTGGACCTTCTCGCGCAAAGACTCCGAGATTTACGGCAATAAGGGCTACGCCATCACTGTGGGCCTGACTAAGCTGCGCGTTCGTTATGTAGGAGAAAAGCAGGAAAGCGAAGTCACACCCGACCCGCTCCAACCGCCAGAGGATACTTCCCTGCACTACCTGGCAGCCGTAATGAGCGGTTCACTCAAGCCAGACGGTGACCAAGCATCGCTCGACACCAACGTGATCGTCATGCAGATCCTCGACGCAGCCCGTGAATCCGTCCGCACTGGGCGCACCGTCAAACTCAAACCATTACCGGCTAACTAACCGAGGAAAGAGACTGTCATCCTGAGCGTGCCCGTAGTCGAAGGACCTGCGGTTTGCATCGATCAGTACGAAAAAGGGTGCCTCATCCTGTCGCGCACTATGCGACAGGGTGGGAAAAGCAAGAACCCGCCCCGCGAATCTAATTAAAGCGAAAACTACACAATCGACTGGACGCGCTTTGCAGCCGCATCATAGACATTCCCGGCAGTCTCCACCGCGTCCTCTACAGCGCCCCTGCCAGCCTTGTACGCCTTGCTGGCCCGATCACCAATCGTATCCGCAGTGTCTCTCACATAGTCTGAGGCGTCTTCCAGCTTCCGCCGAACCTGCCGCCGCGTCTTCTCACCTGTTTGCGGCGCATATAACAGGGCAACCGCAGCTCCCGCTGCCACTCCAATCGTAAAAACAGCCCAGAATTTCGTTGCATTCATAACTCACTCCTTATGACGACGTTACTCGCAGTAAGATACGCCCCTGACGCCGCAGGTTGCAGCGATCCAGCATGCAATCCACTTCGTCTATTAGAATAAATAGGTTAGACTCTTCCGCACACGCGCCAAGTAGACACCCTGAAATGACGAATCGTTTTCCTTCTCTTTCTGTATCGCAATCCCCGTATTGCAGACAGGCAGTCCCCTCAAGGAACTCCCTGCTCCATCGCTCCGGATACAACAGATGAGCGATCAGAAAACCGCCGTCATTATCGGAGCCGGGCCCGCCGGCCTCACTGCCGCGCTGGAATTCCTGCGCCGCTCCAACATTCGCCCCATTGTCCTTGAAGCTACCAACGAAATCGGCGGCATCTCCCGCACCGTGCGCTACAAAGGCAATCGCATGGACATCGGCGGTCACCGCTTCTTCTCGAAGTCTGATCGCGTCATGCAGTGGTGGATCGATCTGATGCCCCCCGAAGACACTGCCGCGGAAATCAGTTATCAGGGCAAGAAGCGCGTCGTGACCGTGCCTGCACATCTGCAGGAAGAGCCACCTCTGCGCGGCCTTGGTCCATTGACGCATGAGGCAGAAACGGAAGACTCTGACGAAGAAGAGATCAGTCCCGACGAGGTTGTCGCAGTCGTCGTCGCTCCGCCACCGGAGAACGAAGATCTCGTCATGCTGGTGCGTCCGCGCAAAAGCCGCATCTATTTTTTGCGTAGCTTCTTCGATTACCCCATCAGCCTCAGCGCGCAAACGATACGCCAGCTCGGGGCGTGGCGCATGTTCAAGATCGGCATCGGCTACATCCGAGCAAAGCTCTTTCCTCGCAAGCAGGAAAACACCCTCGAAGATTTCCTCATCAACCGCTTCGGCACCGAGCTTTACCTCACCTTCTTCAAGTCCTATACAGAAAAAGTCTGGGGAGTTCCCTGCGACCACATCAGCGCCGCCTGGGGAGCGCAGCGCATCAAGGGCCTGTCCCTGCGCACGGCCATCACGCATTTCCTGAAGAAGACCTTCGGCCGCAAGAAGTCTTCCGACATCGCGCAAAAAGAGATGGAAACCTCTCTCATCGAAAAGTTTCTCTATCCGAAATATGGCCCCGGCCAGCTCTGGGAACATGTAGCTGATCTGGTTACAGAAAAAGGCGGCAGCGTAGAAATGAGCTGGTACGTCAACAAGCTGCACATCGAAGGCAACCGCATCGCGACAGTCGAAGCCGTCAACCCTGCCGGCGAAAGGCGCACCATCGAGGCCGACTATGTTTTCTCCACCATGCCGGTGCGCGATCTCATCCGCAGCCTCGATGTTCCCGTTCCCGATACGATCCGCGCCATCAGCGACGGCCTCATCTACCGCGACTTCCTGACCGTTGGCCTGCTCGTCAACAGGCTCTCCGTTACCGAACCCGATAGTTCTCCACTTAAGGACACATGGATCTACATTCAAGAGCCCGACGTTCAATTAGGCCGCCTGCAGATCTTCAATAACTGGAGTCCCTACCTCGTCGCCGACCCCAGCAAAGTCTGGATCGGCCTCGAATACTTCTGCTATGAAACCGACGACCTCTGGCGTATGCCCGACGACGAGATCAAGAAATTTGCCATCGCCGAAGTCGAAAAGATCGGCATCCTCAAAGCCTCCGACGTCCTCGACGCGCACGTCGTCCGCGTCCCGAAAACCTACCCCGCCTACTTCGGAACCTACGACAAGTTCGACGAGATCATCCAGTACATGGACCGCTTCGAAAACCTCTTCCTCGTAGGCCGCAACGGCATGCACAAATACAACAACCAAGACCACTCGATGCTCACCGCCATGACCGCCGTCGACAACATCCTCGCCGGCAACATGGACAAAGGCGTCCTATGGAAAATCAACACCGAGCAGGAATACCACGAGGAAAAATAAGCTGATTAGAGCAAGAACAGGAATGCCCTATTTTAAAAGAACCGGAGGATCAGTTGAGCAATTGGCGTCGTGGGCTTGCGATATTTGGCTATGCCGCGCTGTGTGCCTCCCTCATGCTCCACATCGCGATGTGGGTTCGAGCGAAACAACTGCATGGATTTTGGGGGCATTTCAGTGAGGCTTCCCGATGGTTCCAAGCGATTGATCTAACAGCATTGCTTGCAATCACTCTATGCCTGTTTGGAGCGGGCTGGCGCAGATGGCTTGGTGTAACCCTCGGGCTGCTGTCTTTTGTGTTGTGCTGTGGATATGCAGCCGGATTGTAAGAACGGCACAAACCAAATTAAGAGTTTTATCTCAGAGTGAGGAAGCAATACATCAAACCAGCCACAGCGTATCCTATAGAGTGAACCTGCGCGGCAAACTCCTGACCATCGTCCTCGCCCTTAGCACGCCATTCTCAATCGCCCAGCAATATTCCGCCGACAAGCCCCTCGGAGCCTCCGCACAATCTACACCCTCGTACCTTAAAAACGCAGGCATCGACCAGAACCTCAACCACGCACTCCCGCTCAATCACCACTTCCACGACGAGAGTAACAACGACGTCGCCCTCGGCAGCTACTTCGGCCACCGTCCTGCCGTCATGGCCCTCGTCTACTTCAAGTGCGGAATGCTCTGCCCGCAAGTTCTCCACGGCATGGCCTCAGCCCTCAAGCAAGCTGGCCTGCAACCCGGCGACGACTACGACGTCATCGTCGCCAGCATCGATCCAAGTGACACACCCGCCGACGCCACCAAAGCCAAACAGCATTTCCTCATGATGCTCGACAATCCCGACGCCGCCTCCAGCGTGCACTTTCTCACCGGCGAGCAATCCTCCATCACCGACCTCGCCCAGGCCACCGGCTTCCACTACGTTCGCGTCCCCGGCCCCGACGGCAAAATGGACCAGTTCGCCCACTCCAGCGTCATCATGATCGCCACCCCCGACGGCCGCATGTCCAAGTACCTCTCCGGCGTCGATTACCAGCCGCGCGACGTGCGCCTCGCCCTCGTCGAAGCCAGCGACCACAAAATCGGCTCCCTCACCGACCTCGTCATCCTCTACTGCTGCAACTACACTCCCAGCCAGGGCCGATACACCGTCGCCATCATGCGCGTCCTCGGACTCGCCGCGATGGGCTCCGTCTTCATGCTCATCGTTGTCTTCTACCTGCTTGGTAAGAAACCAAGACCAGCCGTATGAACGAAGCCCTTCGTGCCGAATTGATCCGCATGAAGGACTACGACCTCGAGGTACGACAGCGCCTCCTCGACGAAGGAAAACTAGGTGGGTTCTACGTCCCGGAAATGGAAGCCGTCCACCGCCAAAATTCTGCACGCCTCCGCGAAATCATCGCCGAACACGGCTGGCCCCACGAAGAAATCGCCGGAGAAGACGGAGCCAAGGCCGCATGGCTCATCGCTCAGCATGCCATCGGAGAGCCCGACTTCCAACGCCAGTCCCTCCAATATCTCCAGCGCTACGCCGCCGAAGGAAAACTCCCTGCGTGGCAGGCCGCATACATCGAAGACCGCATCGCCATACAGGAAGGCCGCCCGCAACGCTACGGAACACAATGGATCGACGACATCCGCGACGGCCTCACGCGCCCACTCCCGCTCGAAGACCCCGAACGTGTCAACGAACTCCGAGCCTCCGTCGGCCTAGGCCCATTGCACCCAATCCCGCCACCCGGCCCCGACTTGCCCGAAGAAATGCAGAAGCAGGAGCAAGCCAATCGTGATGCCTGGGAAGCATGGTTCGTAAGAGTAGGCTGGCGAAAGGGCTAAGTTACCGCGCCGCCCGGACCGGTTTCCGCTGCCGCGGCTTCACTTCCTTGGCTACCGCAGCCTGCGGAGCGCCGCCTGATTGCTGATCCATCCAGTCGTCCAGCCGTGACTTCTTGAACCGCCAGCGGTTCCCCAGCTTGAATGCGGGAATAAAGCTCTCCGACGCATATTTGTACAGCGTATCCGGGCTGATTCCCAGATATTCGGCTGCCTGCCGAATATCCATTACTTCTCGAACCTCACTGCGCGCAACTGCTGCTTTCATTTATCGCCTCCTGAAAATGAATCAATACGTTGGCAGGACAAAAAATTACCCGGCCTTGCGCTTATACCTGTTTTGCGGGAACGGTTCAAGAAATTTCGGTAAATGTCAGTTTATATCCGGGAATCTTACCTAAAACACCGGCAATTGCCCCGTATCCAAGCTTGCAGTATCAAAGTTGGTTCCTTCTCCGCTCCGCTTGATGTTTCAGATCAAGTTATGGGCTCTAAATAGTAGAAAAGGCCAGACATAAAGTCTGGCCTTCAATCGACACTGGCAGCTTGAGATCTAAACCTTAGGCTCCAGCCCATCCAGAATCTCAAGAAAATTGTCCGTCACTGTCCGGTTCTTCGAGATCGCCTCGGCAATCGGAATATCCTTGATCTCGGTTCCCCGCAGAACAACCAGCCGCCCAAAATTCCCTTGGTGGACCAGGTCAATCGCCGCCAGCCCATACCGCGTCGCCAGCATCCGGTCATAGGCCGTCGGAGTGCCACCTCTCTGCGTATGCCCCAGGTTCACTGACCGCGTCTCATATCCAGTCTTCCCTTCAATCATCTCCGCCAGCGCCTGCCCCACTCCGCTCAGCCGCGCGTGGCCAAACGAGTCGACCTTGCTGCCCTGTGTCGCCTGTCCACCGCCCGGCAGCTTTGCACCCTCCGCCACGACGACAATCCCATACTTCTTGCCATGGTCATGGTTGTACTTGAGCAGCCCGCAGACATGGTCGAGGTCAATCGGCTTTTCCGGGACCAGCACTACATGAGCGCCGCCCGCTACGCCAGCTGTTAAAGCGATCCAGCCCGCATCGCGTCCCATCACCTCGCAAACGATCACGCGGTTATGGGCCTCAGCCGTCGTGTGCAGCCGGTCGACCGCCTCAGTCGCAATCGAAACCGCCGTGTCGAACCCAAAGCACGCATCAGTTCCGTAAAGGTCGTTATCAATCGTCTTCGGAACACCCACGCCCGGCACGCCCGCCTGAATGAGTGCATTCGTCACCGACTGCGTATCGTCGCCGCCAATCGCAATCAGCGCGTCAATTTTGTTGGCCTTCAGCGTGGCCACACATTTTTCAATGCCGCCTTCAATCTTGCGAACGTTCGTGCGCGATGTACGCAACACCGTGCCGCCCTGGTCGAGAATCCCGTCGACCGCCGCCAGCGTCAGCGGCGCCGAATTATTGTCCAGCACTCCACGCCAGCCCTCCAGAAACCCGACAAACTCATCGCCATAGTGAAGAATTCCCTTCTTCACCACCGCATGAATCACAGCATTCAATCCGGGACAGTCACCGCCACCCGTAAGCAAACCAACTCGCATCTTTAACTCCTAAAATCAAAAATGAATCGGGATGTTGTTTGTTTTCGCGAAAATACGCCAGGACGATGATAATTGCCACCGCGCTGGCTTACAAATTCACCGGCACACAGCCGGAGGAGTGGCTCATTCAAGCGTCCAGCACTGACGTAGCAATTAAAAGAAGTAGTTGTTGCGGCATTTTCAGCTCGGGGTGAAGCACGGGCTTCATGTTCCCATCTGACTTAAGTGAGCAGTTCCTACTATGCCCGCACCTCATCCGGATAAAACGCCGCAATCTCTGCTGCATACTTCTGATTCACCACTCGCCGCTTCAGCTTGAGACTCGGCGTCAGCTCTCCGCCACCAAGCGACCACTCCTCGGGCACCAGCTTAAACCGCTTGATCGTCTCAAACTGCGCGAGCCCGCTGTTCACCTCATCGACAATCGCCTGATACTTCGCCACCACCGCAGGATCAGTCACCAGCTCCCGCCGCGTGGGCGCACTGATTCCCTGCTGCTTCGCCCATTCCTCTAGGGCCTTGAAGTTCGGGGAGATTAACGCGCTCAGAAATTTGTACTTGTCACCAACCACCGCCACCTCGCTTACAAACATTGAAGCCTTTAGCTTGTTCTCAATCGGCTGCGGAGCAATGAGCTTCCCGCCCGAAGTCTTCAGCAGTTCCTTTTTGCGGTCAGTGATATAGAGAAAACCGTCCTCGTCAATGCGCCCGATGTCACCCGTGCGGAACCAGTGCTCGGCATCGAACGCCGCCGCTGTCTCGTCGGGTTTGTGCCAGTAGCCCTTGAAGATGTTCGGACCACGCACCAGCAACTCGCCATCGTCCGCAATGCGGCACTCCACATTTGGCAACGGCTTGCCGACAGACCCCATCCGGTACGCCGTCATTGTGTTAATCGCCAGCACCGGCGAAGTCTCCGTCAACCCGTAGCCCTCAAGAATCCGAATTCCAACACCTGCAAACCATCCCGCCGTGTCCATCCCCAGCGGAGCGCCGCCAGCAATGTAATAACGTACGCGCCCACCGAAGCCGCTCTGAATCTTGGTGAAGACCAGCTTGTTCGCAATCTTCCAGCCCGGCGACGAAGGCGTCTCTCCACGCAGAATCTCCTCGCGATGCTTCTGCCCCGTCTTCACTGCCCAGCCAAAGATGCGCTTCTTAGCACCGGAAAGCGAAGCCTGCCGCTCCGCCTCCTGCCGAACCTTCTCATATACGCGCGGGACCGCTACCAGAACGGTGGGCCGAATCTCCTTCAAAGCACCCGGCAGTCGCTCGAAACTCGGGCAATACGCCACCGTAGCCTGACGCGTATAGATCGCATAATCCAGATGCCGTGCCGTAATGTGCGAGAGCGGCAGAAACGAAATGCACGAATCCGTCTGAGAAATCTTGAAACCAGCCAGCGAATAATTCAGATTCGACGCAATATTCCCATGCGTCAGCATCACGCCCTTCGGCTCGCCCGTCGTGCCCGACGTGTAGATCAGCGTTGCCAGGTCATCCGGAGCCACGTCATAAGCCGCGCGATCAAAAGCCGCATCGCGTTCCGAGCCTTTGCTGTCCGCATCTTTCAGCAGCGAGGACATCAGAACCGCGTCTGCAACGCCTTCATCATCCATCACGACAATCTTTTCGATCGCTGTCTTGCTCCGCAGCGAAGCTACCTTGTCGTACTGCTGCCGCGATGACACCACAGCAACACGCGTACCCGAGTCGGCAAGCAGCGCGCCCACTTGCTCAGCCGTTAACGTGGGATAAATCGGAACATCGACCGCGCCGATCGCTAGCGCAGCAAAATCGGTAACAGCCCACTCCCAGCGGTTCTCTCCGAGAATGGCTACGCGGTCGCCTTTCTTGATCCCCCAACTCGACAGGGCTGCGGCAAACGCTCGCACGCGCTGATACACCTGCATCCCGGAAAATGACTGCCACTTGCCTGCCGCGTCGATGTACATCACGCATCGAGGCTGCGAGTTTGTCGCCACGAGAAAGAAACTGTCGTTGAGCGTTTTGAGCTGAAGCATGCTGTCTGGCTGTACTCCTGAACTAACTCGACCAATCTATCGGAGCGGCTCCCAATTGCCAAGCGCCGTAAAAAAGACAGTGTCCCTTTTGCCACGTGCTGCATCCAGTTCCTAAACAATTCTTTTTTCGAGCGAACTGCATGAGATCACTTGTTGCAACAACAAATGACGTAACCATCGCCATCTGTCGTCTTATCCTTGGCATCGTTTTCTTCGTCCACGGCGCGCAATACACCCTCGGCTGGTTCGGCGGATATGGATTCAGGGGCACCATGCACTTTTTCACGACCCAGCTTGGCATTCCCGCCATTTTCGCCGCCCTCGCCATCCTCGCGCAGTTCCTCGGCGGACTCGGCCTCATCGTCGGCTTCCTCAGCCGCATCGCGGC
This genomic window contains:
- a CDS encoding 6-phosphofructokinase, which codes for MRVGLLTGGGDCPGLNAVIHAVVKKGILHYGDEFVGFLEGWRGVLDNNSAPLTLAAVDGILDQGGTVLRTSRTNVRKIEGGIEKCVATLKANKIDALIAIGGDDTQSVTNALIQAGVPGVGVPKTIDNDLYGTDACFGFDTAVSIATEAVDRLHTTAEAHNRVIVCEVMGRDAGWIALTAGVAGGAHVVLVPEKPIDLDHVCGLLKYNHDHGKKYGIVVVAEGAKLPGGGQATQGSKVDSFGHARLSGVGQALAEMIEGKTGYETRSVNLGHTQRGGTPTAYDRMLATRYGLAAIDLVHQGNFGRLVVLRGTEIKDIPIAEAISKNRTVTDNFLEILDGLEPKV
- a CDS encoding helix-turn-helix domain-containing protein codes for the protein MKAAVARSEVREVMDIRQAAEYLGISPDTLYKYASESFIPAFKLGNRWRFKKSRLDDWMDQQSGGAPQAAVAKEVKPRQRKPVRAAR
- a CDS encoding AMP-dependent synthetase/ligase, with the protein product MLQLKTLNDSFFLVATNSQPRCVMYIDAAGKWQSFSGMQVYQRVRAFAAALSSWGIKKGDRVAILGENRWEWAVTDFAALAIGAVDVPIYPTLTAEQVGALLADSGTRVAVVSSRQQYDKVASLRSKTAIEKIVVMDDEGVADAVLMSSLLKDADSKGSERDAAFDRAAYDVAPDDLATLIYTSGTTGEPKGVMLTHGNIASNLNYSLAGFKISQTDSCISFLPLSHITARHLDYAIYTRQATVAYCPSFERLPGALKEIRPTVLVAVPRVYEKVRQEAERQASLSGAKKRIFGWAVKTGQKHREEILRGETPSSPGWKIANKLVFTKIQSGFGGRVRYYIAGGAPLGMDTAGWFAGVGIRILEGYGLTETSPVLAINTMTAYRMGSVGKPLPNVECRIADDGELLVRGPNIFKGYWHKPDETAAAFDAEHWFRTGDIGRIDEDGFLYITDRKKELLKTSGGKLIAPQPIENKLKASMFVSEVAVVGDKYKFLSALISPNFKALEEWAKQQGISAPTRRELVTDPAVVAKYQAIVDEVNSGLAQFETIKRFKLVPEEWSLGGGELTPSLKLKRRVVNQKYAAEIAAFYPDEVRA
- a CDS encoding DUF6624 domain-containing protein; the encoded protein is MNEALRAELIRMKDYDLEVRQRLLDEGKLGGFYVPEMEAVHRQNSARLREIIAEHGWPHEEIAGEDGAKAAWLIAQHAIGEPDFQRQSLQYLQRYAAEGKLPAWQAAYIEDRIAIQEGRPQRYGTQWIDDIRDGLTRPLPLEDPERVNELRASVGLGPLHPIPPPGPDLPEEMQKQEQANRDAWEAWFVRVGWRKG
- a CDS encoding YtxH domain-containing protein; this translates as MNATKFWAVFTIGVAAGAAVALLYAPQTGEKTRRQVRRKLEDASDYVRDTADTIGDRASKAYKAGRGAVEDAVETAGNVYDAAAKRVQSIV
- a CDS encoding SCO family protein, which codes for MPVWSGLAQMAWCNPRAAVFCVVLWICSRIVRTAQTKLRVLSQSEEAIHQTSHSVSYRVNLRGKLLTIVLALSTPFSIAQQYSADKPLGASAQSTPSYLKNAGIDQNLNHALPLNHHFHDESNNDVALGSYFGHRPAVMALVYFKCGMLCPQVLHGMASALKQAGLQPGDDYDVIVASIDPSDTPADATKAKQHFLMMLDNPDAASSVHFLTGEQSSITDLAQATGFHYVRVPGPDGKMDQFAHSSVIMIATPDGRMSKYLSGVDYQPRDVRLALVEASDHKIGSLTDLVILYCCNYTPSQGRYTVAIMRVLGLAAMGSVFMLIVVFYLLGKKPRPAV
- a CDS encoding NAD(P)/FAD-dependent oxidoreductase; this encodes MSDQKTAVIIGAGPAGLTAALEFLRRSNIRPIVLEATNEIGGISRTVRYKGNRMDIGGHRFFSKSDRVMQWWIDLMPPEDTAAEISYQGKKRVVTVPAHLQEEPPLRGLGPLTHEAETEDSDEEEISPDEVVAVVVAPPPENEDLVMLVRPRKSRIYFLRSFFDYPISLSAQTIRQLGAWRMFKIGIGYIRAKLFPRKQENTLEDFLINRFGTELYLTFFKSYTEKVWGVPCDHISAAWGAQRIKGLSLRTAITHFLKKTFGRKKSSDIAQKEMETSLIEKFLYPKYGPGQLWEHVADLVTEKGGSVEMSWYVNKLHIEGNRIATVEAVNPAGERRTIEADYVFSTMPVRDLIRSLDVPVPDTIRAISDGLIYRDFLTVGLLVNRLSVTEPDSSPLKDTWIYIQEPDVQLGRLQIFNNWSPYLVADPSKVWIGLEYFCYETDDLWRMPDDEIKKFAIAEVEKIGILKASDVLDAHVVRVPKTYPAYFGTYDKFDEIIQYMDRFENLFLVGRNGMHKYNNQDHSMLTAMTAVDNILAGNMDKGVLWKINTEQEYHEEK
- a CDS encoding NADP-dependent isocitrate dehydrogenase, encoding MQTTYNGKSLPADGEPIKYADGKYQVPDHPIVPFIEGDGTGRDIWRASQRVFDAAVEKAYGGKRSVKWFEVYAGEKAFREFKTWLPDDTVNAARDLRVSIKGPLTTPVGGGIRSLNVALRQILDLYSCVRPVKYYQGVPSPVKYPEKLDVVIFRENTEDVYAGIEFKEGTPEAAKLISFLNDDMLKGGKKKVRTDSGVGIKPISITGTKRLVRYAIKYAIENKRKSVTLVHKGNIQKFTEGAFREWGYEVAVDEFRDAVVTERESWILGNQEANPKLTVEENAALIEPGLEFGSEDFRKELFAEVKGVLDSIGKSHGNGQWKKKVLINDRIADSIFQQIIIRPDEYSVLACPNLNGDYISDACAAQVGGLGIAPGANIGDGYAVFEATHGTAPKYADKDVINPGSVMLSGVMLFEFLGWHEAARLVESSMEKTIQQKHVTYDFERQMQGATKVKTSEFATRMIENM
- a CDS encoding Gfo/Idh/MocA family protein, with translation MRLLKILPALLLSMLPTLSFAQQQPLRVAIYGLEHGHIAGFLHQFPQQQDVELVGIVEADKALANRYQQEFHLDSSLFYNTLDEVVTAKHPQALLVYTPVGDHRKVIEMAAQHNLSVMVEKPLTISLDDALAIRRAARAHNIHVLVNYETTWYSSNKAVHDLISQDKFGDVRKVVVHDGHEGPKEINVQPEFLKWLTDPAKNPGALYDFGCYGADLMTWWMQGKAPISVTAVAQTDKPDIYPNVNDDATIILQYPGAQAVLMPSWNWTFSRKDSEIYGNKGYAITVGLTKLRVRYVGEKQESEVTPDPLQPPEDTSLHYLAAVMSGSLKPDGDQASLDTNVIVMQILDAARESVRTGRTVKLKPLPAN
- a CDS encoding DoxX family protein; the protein is MRSLVATTNDVTIAICRLILGIVFFVHGAQYTLGWFGGYGFRGTMHFFTTQLGIPAIFAALAILAQFLGGLGLIVGFLSRIAAFGIACDMLVAIFKVHFAFGFFMNWFGNQKGEGYEYHLLVLALCLLIIVKGAGALSIDRALSKETK